The following proteins are encoded in a genomic region of Neurospora crassa OR74A linkage group VI, whole genome shotgun sequence:
- a CDS encoding TATA-binding protein — MDAIQTHPSNAAQAKAFTAPGSLSFPGAAGELTPPTSTANSDKSAAVNGAIGAQAANGNGVTPATPAATPAANQGPTSGMTPTLQNIVATVNLDCRLDLKTIALHARNAEYNPKRFAAVIMRIREPKTTALIFASGKMVVTGAKSEDDSKLASRKYARIIQKLGFNAKFTDFKIQNIVGSCDIKFPIRLEGLASKHHNFSSYEPELFPGLIYRMIKPKIVLLIFVSGKIVLTGAKVREEIYQAFEMIYPVLQDFRKV; from the exons ATGGATGCTATCCAGACCCACCCGTCCAACGCCGCTCAGGCGAAGGCTTTCACTGCGCCCGGTTCCCTGTCCTTCCCCGGTGCGGCCGGCGAGCTCACGCCGCCCACGTCCACCGCGAACAGCGACAAGAGCGCCGCGGTCAATGGAGCTATCGGTGCGCAGGCCGCCAACGGCAATGGGGTGACACCCGCAACCCCCGCGGCTACGCCCGCAGCGAACCAGGGTCCCACCAGTGGCATGACCCCTACTCTACA GAACATCGTCGCGACGGTCAACCTCGATTGTCGTCTTGATCTGAAGACGATTGCCCTGCATGCGAGAAACGCCGAG TATAACCCCAAGCGTTTTGCTGCGGTTATCATGCGTATCCGTGAGCCCAAGACCACTGCCTTGATCTTCGCCAGCGGTAAGATGGTTGTCACCGGTGCCAAGTCCGAAGATGACTCGAAGCTTGCGTCGCGCAAGTACGCTCGTATCATCCAGAAGCTCGGTTTCAACGCCAAGTTCACGGACTTCAAGATTCAGAACATTGTCGGTTCTTGCGACATCAAGTTCCCCATCCGTCTCGAGGGTCTTGCTTCCAAGCATCACAACTTCAGCTCATACGAGCCCGAGTTGTTCCCTGGTCTCATCTACCGCATGATCAAGCCCAAGATTGTGCTTTTGATCTTCGTCAGCGGAAAAATCGTCCTTACCGGCGCGAAAGTGCGTGAGGAGATCTACCAGGCCTTCGAGATGATCTACCCTGTGCTTCAAG ACTTCCGCAAGGTCTAA
- a CDS encoding fructosyl-amino acid oxidase, variant, with protein sequence MATPSAPSSSLPPPKPQQSSSASSPLSPPSSILIIGSGVFGLTTAYALSRRHDFVNTTITVVDRADPSNPDVFPAPDAASVDTSRIIRADYPDAAYAALAAEAQLQWRQQTHPDDLGSEGRYSESGLLVVADGPAPPPGTPVAPGTSVIDKSKLTGMDYARFSWANVLSLASSDPELAARIKECPNTDAIKAALGTGGSSGSWGYINGLSGWANAGASMAWLYKRVRAEGRINFVAGEVTNLEVSGNTVTGARLSDGRVLSADLVMVSAGAWTGRLVDLTGQAIATGQVLGYIDLTPEEEAQLAHMPVILNLSTGLFVIPPRNGVLKVARHAYGYLNPTTLSVPPLASFVTTPAAAVSLPLTTLTDPTLQIPTEGADDLRRALHEMVPLPSLRDRPFSKTRICWYSDTPTADFIVDYHPKYKGLFVATGDSGHAFKFLPVIGEKIADVIAGQCPPEFVGKWNWRYPASDAAIKTVITEDGSRGGVPGLILSTELERTSAVLN encoded by the coding sequence ATGGCGACTCCCTcagctccttcctcttctcttcctcctcctaaACCCCAGCAGTCGTCATccgcttcctctcctctttctcctccttcttccattcTCATCATCGGCTCTGGCGTCTTTGGCTTGACCACCGCCTATGCCCTTTCTCGCCGTCATGACTtcgtcaacaccaccatcaccgtcgTAGACAGGGCCGACCCGTCTAACCCAGACGTCTTCCCCGCTCCCGACGCTGCCAGTGTCGACACCAGCCGCATCATCAGAGCCGACTATCCCGATGCTGCCTACGCTGCCCTAGCCGCCGAAGCTCAGCTTCAATGGCGTCAACAAACCCACCCCGATGACCTCGGGTCAGAAGGACGTTACTCCGAGAGTGGCCTGCTCGTGGTCGCTGACGGACCAGCTCCTCCACCGGGAACACCAGTGGCACCTGGCACCAGCGTCATCGACAAGTCCAAGCTTACAGGCATGGACTACGCCCGCTTTAGCTGGGCCAACGTGCTCTCGCTCGCCTCCAGTGACCCCGAGCTTGCCGCCCGAATCAAGGAGTGCCCCAACACCGACGCCATCAAGGCAGCCCTGGGCACCGGCGGCTCCTCCGGCTCCTGGGGCTACATCAACGGTCTGTCCGGCTGGGCCAACGCCGGTGCCTCCATGGCCTGGCTCTACAAGCGCGTCAGAGCTGAGGGCCGTATCAACTTTGTCGCCGGCGAAGTGACCAATCTTGAAGTGTCTGGTAACACCGTTACCGGCGCCCGACTTTCAGACGGCCGCGTCCTCTCCGCCGACCTCGTCATGGTTTCCGCTGGTGCCTGGACCGGCCGTCTCGTCGACCTGACAGGACAAGCCATCGCCACTGGCCAAGTGCTCGGTTACATTGACCTCACGCCCGAGGAAGAGGCTCAGCTGGCCCACATGCCCGtcatcctcaacctctccaCAGGCCTCTTCGTCATCCCACCCAGGAACGGCGTTCTCAAGGTCGCCCGGCATGCCTACGGCTACCTGAATCCCACGACCTTGTCCGTCCCACCGCTCGCGTCTTTCGTCACCACACCGGCAGCGGCTGTGTCTCTTCCTTTGACCACCCTCACAGACCCAACGCTGCAAATTCCCACCGAAGGCGCCGATGACCTCCGCCGCGCTTTACATGAGATGGTACCCCTCCCCTCGCTCCGCGACCGACCCTTTAGCAAGACTCGCATTTGCTGGTATTCGGATACCCCGACGGCGGACTTCATCGTCGACTACCACCCCAAATACAAGGGCCTGTTTGTGGCTACGGGCGATAGTGGGCATGCGTTCAAGTTCCTGCCGGTCATTGGCGAGAAGATTGCCGATGTCATCGCCGGTCAGTGTCCGCCAGAGTTCGTGGGCAAGTGGAACTGGAGGTATCCCGCTAGCGATGCTGCCATCAAGACCGTGATCACGGAGGATGGTAGCCGTGGCGGAGTCCCAGGACTGATCTTGTCTACGGAGTTGGAAAGGACATCGGCTGTACTCAACTAA